In the Nicotiana tabacum cultivar K326 chromosome 16, ASM71507v2, whole genome shotgun sequence genome, one interval contains:
- the LOC107769764 gene encoding BEL1-like homeodomain protein 7 — protein MSAYYSNLSNQREVLPMSFLPDQKFDSYHSAGLSDSSIHLNQHSSTVSYSELPAQSYGEVQTIRGKDEMLFIPPTSESGSMQPIGRSVNAAPNFLDNSVMMDPRSFPTKQLFVPNIEQSLQNQGLSLSLGTQVPPSLHVYSYQDDYTNSSLSSLVGTHVLHSEQGSEDKESKVAEYLSFDLARGTRAANNPQNSMSLRNMNSGAHSIYNSKNLKAAQDLLDEVVNVQEALKQSDRLRNFNLLGQDRSEEADLKSSCSASGISGDQNNSIKGELSPAERHDLESKMTKLFSMLDEVDRRYKEYYQQMQAVVSSFEMVAGLGAAKPYTSLALKTISRQFRCLRDAIKKQIQVTRRSLGEQGDSQGERLYRLRYVDQQLRQQRSLQQFGMMRQPWRPQRGLPETAVSVLRAWLFEHFLHPYPKDSEKIMLARQTGLTRSQVANWFINARVRLWKPMIEDMYKEEFGEAEAGSGASPDRAPEESKEKSIAENTGEEIPESFTTPAVNCSHLDPSDESSNVVTNVQNNSFITKFSFQDGAYEHEKIDAVNTYHASMLGDIMGNQVSLALRLQNSQIDQQPISGRTQLAEDDKTGSTLDISKGEYYYIDPVNQQERFSGPHLLSDFVA, from the exons ATGTCTGCTTACTATTCAAATTTGTCCAATCAAAGAGAGGTTTTGCCAATGTCCTTTTTGCCAGACCAGAAATTTGATTCTTATCACTCAGCTGGTCTTTCGGATAGTTCAATTCACCTTAACCAGCATTCTTCTACGGTCTCATACTCGGAATTGCCTGCTCAGAGTTATGGTGAAGTTCAAACAATAAGAGGCAAAGATGAGATGCTGTTCATTCCACCAACCAGTGAATCGGGAAGTATGCAACCAattggtaggtcagtgaatgctGCACCCAATTTTTTGGATAATTCAGTTATGATGGATCCCCGTTCTTTTCCAACGAAACAGCTTTTTGTGCCCAACATTGAACAAAGCCTTCAAAATCAAGGACTATCTCTTAGTTTGGGTACGCAAGTTCCACCTTCGCTTCATGTGTATTCGTATCAAGATGACTATACAAATTCGAGTCTATCTTCTTTGGTGGGTACTCATGTTTTGCACTCAGAGCAGGGATCTGAAGACAAGGAATCTAAAGTTGCCGAGTACTTGTCATTTGATTTAGCTAGAGGAACTAGAGCTGCTAATAACCCCCAAAACTCCATGAGCCTGAGAAATATGAATTCTGGTGCACATTCCATTTACAACTCTAAAAATCTAAAGGCTGCTCAAGATTTGCTTGATGAAGTAGTTAATGTTCAGGAAGCACTGAAACAATCAGATAGACTACGTAACTTCAATTTGCTCGGGCAAGATCGTTCTGAAGAGGCTGATCTCAAATCTAGTTGTTCTGCCTCTGGTATATCTGGTGAtcaaaataattcaattaaagGTGAACTTTCACCTGCTGAGCGACATGATCTCGAGAGCAAGAtgactaaactcttttccatgtTGGATGAG gTGGATAGGAGATACAAAGAATATTACCAGCAGATGCAAGCAGTGGTATCTTCATTTGAGATGGTTGCTGGACTTGGTGCAGCTAAACCATACACATCACTTGCCCTTAAAACCATATCCCGCCAGTTCCGCTGCTTGAGGGACGCAATCAAGAAGCAGATTCAAGTTACTCGTCGAAGCTTGGGGGAGCAAGGTGATAGTCAAGGGGAAAGATTATATCGTCTCCGTTATGTGGATCAGCAACTGAGGCAGCAAAGGTCCCTTCAGCAATTTGGTATGATGCGCCAGCCTTGGAGGCCACAGAGGGGCTTGCCGGAGACTGCTGTTTCAGTCCTTCGTGCTTGGCTTTTCGAACATTTCCTCCATCC CTACCCAAAAGATTCTGAGAAAATCATGCTGGCAAGACAGACGGGTTTAACAAGAAGTCAG GTGGCGAACTGGTTCATAAATGCTCGGGTGCGCCTCTGGAAGCCCATGATTGAAGATATGTACAAGGAGGAGTTTGGTGAGGCGGAAGCAGGATCTGGAGCTTCACCAGACCGTGCTCCAGAAGAGTCCAAAGAAAAGTCAATAGCTGAGAACACAGGAGAAGAGATTCCTGAAAGCTTTACTACACCAGCTGTTAATTGCAGTCATCTTGACCCCTCTGATGAGTCAAGTAATGTTGTTACCAATGTACAAAATAATTCATTCATAACCAAATTTAGTTTTCAAGACGGTGCTTATGAACATGAGAAGATTGATGCTGTCAATACATACCACGCCTCCATGTTAGGTGATATAATGGGAAATCAAGTATCACTCGCTCTACGTCTACAAAACAGTCAAATTGATCAGCAGCCAATATCTGGTAGGACACAGTTAGCGGAAGATGACAAGACAGGATCGACTCTGGACATTAGCAAAGGAGAATATTATTACATCGACCCAGTAAACCAGCAAGAGAGGTTTTCAGGGCCTCATCTGCTATCCGATTTTGTAGCATAA